A genomic region of Metopolophium dirhodum isolate CAU chromosome 1, ASM1992520v1, whole genome shotgun sequence contains the following coding sequences:
- the LOC132952785 gene encoding uncharacterized protein LOC132952785 translates to MVTKKHKYRDPALQVDGCPVPVRGAVKYLGVQLDTRLSFGEHVASVSSGASKVASAIGRLMPNVGGPAQCKRSLLMSVVHSRLRYGAAVWADEVRHVAKYSNLMLQSQRCAALRVARCFRSVSDMAALVLARMPPATLQATARKRATALKSEGAVLTARQKTEEMIV, encoded by the coding sequence ATGGTGACGAAGAAGCATAAGTATCGGGATCCAGCACTGCAAGTAGATGGGTGCCCGGTACCTGTAAGAGGAGCGGTAAAATACTTGGGCGTGCAGCTGGACACTCGTCTTTCCTTCGGCGAACACGTGGCATCGGTGTCGTCGGGAGCTAGTAAAGTCGCTTCCGCAATTGGCAGGCTCATGCCCAATGTCGGTGGCCCAGCGCAGTGCAAACGTAGCTTGCTGATGAGCGTGGTCCACAGCCGCCTTCGCTACGGCGCTGCGGTCTGGGCAGACGAGGTGCGTCACGTGGCGAAGTACAGCAACCTGATGCTCCAGAGCCAGAGGTGCGCAGCCCTGAGGGTGGCGAGATGCTTCAGGTCGGTTTCGGACATGGCTGCACTTGTGCTGGCGAGGATGCCTCCGGCCACTTTGCAGGCAACTGCACGGAAGCGCGCCACTGCACTGAAGTCGGAAGGCGCTGTCCTGACAGCACGGCAGAAAACTGAGGAAATGATTGTATAG
- the LOC132952801 gene encoding uncharacterized protein LOC132952801: protein MPNIGGPKQLRRKLYVAVTQSVLLCGSLSWAHTLEYVPDNVSHINRVQRKALLRSICAYHTVSETAANILSGVPPSDLLARERSMLFQGRRSGRIPDTAPRAKTVATWSTRIVESLTGSWTKQLIRDIKSWCNQNHGCLDYHTTQLLSGHGLFGQYLCKIGKEPSAKCHHCLAENDTAEHTLFECPAWEEDRWEMNSVNESTLDSENIISSMLSSPRRGEAVMKFAGKVMTAKEVAEREREKRGHNQRGRRPD from the coding sequence ATGCCTAATATTGGCGGGCCGAAACAGCTCCGAAGAAAATTGTACGTGGCTGTAACGCAGTCCGTCCTGCTGTGCGGTTCCCTTTCATGGGCTCATACTCTGGAGTATGTCCCGGACAACGTGTCGCACATAAATAGGGTCCAGAGGAAGGCCCTACTCAGAAGCATATGCGCGTACCACACTGTCTCAGAAACGGCAGCAAACATCCTTTCCGGGGTGCCCCCTTCGGACCTTCTCGCTCGAGAACGCAGCATGTTGTTCCAGGGAAGGAGGTCTGGTCGAATTCCCGATACTGCACCACGGGCAAAGACGGTCGCAACGTGGAGTACACGCATAGTGGAGTCTCTAACTGGAAGCTGGACGAAGCAATTAATCAGAGACATTAAGTCATGGTGTAATCAAAATCACGGATGCCTCGATTACCACACCACGCAATTATTGTCCGGGCACGGGTTATTTGGTCAGTACCTTTGCAAAATCGGCAAAGAACCTTCCGCCAAATGCCACCACTGTCTTGCAGAAAACGACACGGCAGAGCACACGCTTTTTGAATGCCCGGCGTGGGAAGAAGACAGGTGGGAGATGAACAGCGTGAACGAGTCTACGCTGGATTCGGAGAATATCATCTCGTCCATGCTGTCAAGCCCGAGGAGGGGGGAAGCTGTGATGAAGTTCGCGGGGAAGGTTATGACTGCCAAGGAAGTAGCGGAAAGGGAAAGGGAGAAACGTGGCCATAATCAGAGAGGCAGAAGACCTGACTAG